The genomic segment ACCTGCCTTTTGTCTTTGAGCGAATGTGCAGCTTCGAGGCGGAGCTCGATGGTCAGGAAAGCGATCATGACGAGTTCCCAGTTCCCGGTTCCCGGTTGCCAGTTGAAAAGCGACCCACTGGGAACTGGGAACCGGGAACCGGCAACTTTCAGGCTATTGCTTCCGCCGCGATCTTCTCGGTGACGAAGGCCTCGATCACGTCGCCCACCTTGATGTCGGCGTAGTTGGAGATGGTGATGCCGCACTCCAGGTTGTTGCGCACCTCGCCGACGTCCTCCTTGAATCGGCGCAGCGAGCCCACCTTGCCCTTGAAGATCTGCACGTTGTCGCGCAGCAGCCGCACCTCGGCGTCGCGCTTGATGAGGCCGTCCTGCACGTAGCACCCGGCCACCATGCCCACCTTGGGGATGCGGAAGGTCTCGCGCACCTCGGCGCGCCCCAGGTAGGTCTCCTTGATGGTGGGCTCCAGCAGCCCCGACATGGCCTTTTTGATCTCGTCCTGCAATTCGTAGATGATGGAGTGCAGGCGGATGTCCACCTTGTCCTGCTCGGCCAGCTCCTGCGCCTTGCGCTCGGGACGCACGTTGAAGCCGATGATGATGGCGTTCGAGGCCGAGGCCAGCAGCACGTCGGTCTCGGTGATGGCGCCCACGCTGGAGTGCAGGATCTTCACCTTCACCTTGTCGGTGGAGAGCTTGGGCAGCGCGTCGGAGAGCACTTCCACCGAGCCTCCCACGTCGCCCTTGAGGATGATGGGCAGTTCCTTGACGGCGGCGGCCTGCACCTGCTCCGCCAGCTTCTCCAGGGAGACGCGGGAACTCTTGGCCAATTCCGCTTCGCGCGCCTTCTGCTCGCGGTACTCGGCGATCTCCTTGGCCTTGCTGCGGTCGGTGACCACCACCATCTGGTCGCCGGCCTGGGGCAGGCCTTCCAGGCCCAGCACCTCGACCGGGGTGGCGGGCGGGGCCTCCGCCAGGGCGCTGCCGCGGTCGTCGAGCATGGCGCGGATCTTGCCGAAGACGTTGCCGGCCACGAAGTTGTCGCCCACCCGCAGCGTCCCGTTCTGCACCAGGATGGTGGCCACGGGACCCCGGCCGCGGTCCAGCTTGGCCTCCAGCACGGCGCCGGTGGCGGGATGGTCGGCCACCGCCTTCAGCTCCTGCAGGTCGGCCACCAGGCACACCATCTCCAGCAGCAGGTTGAGGTTCTTCTTCTGCTTGGCCGAGACTTCGACGAAGACGGTGGTGCCGCCCCAGTCCTCGGGCAGGAGGCCGCGGTCGGCGAGCTGCTTCTTGACGCGCTCGGGCATGGCCTCGGGCTTGTCCACCTTGTTGACGGCCACGATGATGGGGACGTTGGCGGCGCGGGCGTGGTCGATGGCCTCCAGGGTCTGCGGCATCACCCCGTCGTCGGCCGCCACCACCAGCACCACGATGTCGGTCACCTTGGCGCCGCGGGCGCGCATGCGGGTGAAGGCCTCGTGGCCGGGAGTGTCGAGGAAGACGATCTCGCGCCCCAGGGCGGGTGAGTTGGTGTCGGTGATCTTCACCTTGTAGGCGCCGATGTGTTGGGTGATGCCCCCGGCCTCGCCCTCGGCCACGTTGGTCTGGCGGACGGCGTCGAGCAGCGAGGTCTTGCCGTGGTCCACGTGGCCCATGATGGTGACCACGGGCGGACGCGGCGCCGCTCCCACCACCTCTTCGCCTTCGGCGGCCAGGGCCGCAGCGGCTTCCTGTGCGGCCTCCTGTTCGAAGCTGATGACCGAGGTGTCGGCGCCGAACTGCCGCGACATCGCCGTGGCCAATTCCGCGTCCAGGGTCTGGTTGATGGTGGCGAAGACGCCGCGCGCCAGCAGCCGCGCGATCAGGTCCTTGGCGCGGACCTCCAGCTTCTCCGCCAATTCCTTCACGCTGATGCCTTCGGTGATGGTGATGGTGCGGGTGATGGGCAGAGGCTCGGTGGAGAGCGAGGCCAGCCGCGGCGGCGGCACAAAGCCCTTCATCGGCCCTTCCTTCACGCCGCGCGGGACGTAGCGCTGCCCGGGGCGGCGCGCGGGCCCGCCGGGGCGTCCGGCAGGGCGCGTCGGAGGCGGCGGCAGGCCGGGACCCACGCCCATGGGACGCGCTCCCGTGGGCGAACTGCGGGTGGGATGCATGGGCCGGCGACCGCCGGGGCCGGGCGCGGGCCGCGGCGGCGGCGCGGCCGGGCGCGGACGCTGGAAGATGGGCTTGCCGGGCTCAGGACGGCCGGGGACGCTGCGCGCGGCGCCGGGCACCGTGGGTGGCGCCTGGTACACCGGGCGCGGGCCGGTCTGCGGCGTGATCACGCGGCGCGCTGGAGGAGCAGGGGCCGCGGGAGCCGCCGCCGGCGGCGGGGCCACGGGCTTGGCGGCGGGGGCGACCGGGCGCGCGGCAGCCGGAGGAACCGCCGGCGGAGCCGCCTCCACCGCTGCGACCGGACGGGTCGGCGGCGCGACTGCCTCCGCGGGAGGCGTCGGCCGCGCGGGGGCTGCGGCCGGGACTGCGGCGGGCGCTTC from the Terriglobales bacterium genome contains:
- the infB gene encoding translation initiation factor IF-2, encoding MRINDLARELEVKSKTLLDFLPTIGITEKKTHSSSVEVDEAAKIRKHFAAKAEAAARAREEKAPRHAAEEVKPKFDLSKIARPGDVLKAIRATAEAPARPAARPAAPAAPPPAAAKPAAAPPAKPAARPTAEAPAAVPAAAPARPTPPAEAVAPPTRPVAAVEAAPPAVPPAAARPVAPAAKPVAPPPAAAPAAPAPPARRVITPQTGPRPVYQAPPTVPGAARSVPGRPEPGKPIFQRPRPAAPPPRPAPGPGGRRPMHPTRSSPTGARPMGVGPGLPPPPTRPAGRPGGPARRPGQRYVPRGVKEGPMKGFVPPPRLASLSTEPLPITRTITITEGISVKELAEKLEVRAKDLIARLLARGVFATINQTLDAELATAMSRQFGADTSVISFEQEAAQEAAAALAAEGEEVVGAAPRPPVVTIMGHVDHGKTSLLDAVRQTNVAEGEAGGITQHIGAYKVKITDTNSPALGREIVFLDTPGHEAFTRMRARGAKVTDIVVLVVAADDGVMPQTLEAIDHARAANVPIIVAVNKVDKPEAMPERVKKQLADRGLLPEDWGGTTVFVEVSAKQKKNLNLLLEMVCLVADLQELKAVADHPATGAVLEAKLDRGRGPVATILVQNGTLRVGDNFVAGNVFGKIRAMLDDRGSALAEAPPATPVEVLGLEGLPQAGDQMVVVTDRSKAKEIAEYREQKAREAELAKSSRVSLEKLAEQVQAAAVKELPIILKGDVGGSVEVLSDALPKLSTDKVKVKILHSSVGAITETDVLLASASNAIIIGFNVRPERKAQELAEQDKVDIRLHSIIYELQDEIKKAMSGLLEPTIKETYLGRAEVRETFRIPKVGMVAGCYVQDGLIKRDAEVRLLRDNVQIFKGKVGSLRRFKEDVGEVRNNLECGITISNYADIKVGDVIEAFVTEKIAAEAIA